From Phycodurus eques isolate BA_2022a chromosome 20, UOR_Pequ_1.1, whole genome shotgun sequence, a single genomic window includes:
- the rp9 gene encoding retinitis pigmentosa 9 protein isoform X2, translating into MSSRKRSKEKDDRREHKRHKTTSKEDDEKLKSQMKRLNQQVQNLKHIETFYEKPPPGYIKEHEEKPEDCIPAEPGNEDARSFLANAPTKGLWMPLGKEVKVMQCWRCKRYGHRTGDRECPFFIKGNQKLEQFRVAHEDPMYDLIRENERNEKESRIQQLQQLLQDTTSSSSSSSSSSDSDSGKKRKKKKGKKKKKKKQRKKKHKHESSSESD; encoded by the exons ATGTCGAGTAGGAAGAGATCGAAGGAGAAAGACGACCGGCGCGAGCACAAACGACACAAGACGACGTCCAAGGAGGACGACGAGAAGCTTAAAAGTCAGATGAAGAGACTCAACCAACAAGTACAAAACCTCAAACACATCGAGACTTT CTATGAAAAACCTCCACCTGGATACATTAAG GAGCACGAGGAGAAACCCGAGGACTGCATTCCTGCCGAACCGGGAAATGAGGACGCGCGCAGCTTCCTGGCCAACGCGCCCACGAAGGGCCTGTGGATGCCGCTGGGCAAGGAGGTGAAGGTGATGCAGT GCTGGAGGTGCAAACGCTACGGCCATCGCACGGGAGACCGGGAGTGTCCGTTTTTCATCAAAGGCAACCAGAAACTGGAGCAGTTCCGCGTG GCCCACGAAGACCCCATGTACGACCTGATTCGGGAAAACGAAAGAAACGAGAAAGAAAGCAG GAtccagcagctgcagcagcttCTCCAGGACACcacgtcctcgtcctcgtcctcgtcctcgtcctccgaCTCGGACAGCggcaagaagaggaagaaaaagaagggcaagaagaagaaaaagaagaagcagcGCAAGAAGAAGCACAAGCACGAGTCGTCCTCCGAGTCCGATTGA
- the rp9 gene encoding retinitis pigmentosa 9 protein isoform X1, with protein sequence MSSRKRSKEKDDRREHKRHKTTSKEDDEKLKSQMKRLNQQVQNLKHIETFYEKPPPGYIKEHEEKPEDCIPAEPGNEDARSFLANAPTKGLWMPLGKEVKVMQCWRCKRYGHRTGDRECPFFIKGNQKLEQFRVAHEDPMYDLIRENERNEKESSCSSDKGSVADDVVPDSLTWPPLQDPAAAAASPGHHVLVLVLVLVLRLGQRQEEEEKEGQEEEKEEAAQEEAQARVVLRVRLTRDVCIIFVSPSSLVSVKALY encoded by the exons ATGTCGAGTAGGAAGAGATCGAAGGAGAAAGACGACCGGCGCGAGCACAAACGACACAAGACGACGTCCAAGGAGGACGACGAGAAGCTTAAAAGTCAGATGAAGAGACTCAACCAACAAGTACAAAACCTCAAACACATCGAGACTTT CTATGAAAAACCTCCACCTGGATACATTAAG GAGCACGAGGAGAAACCCGAGGACTGCATTCCTGCCGAACCGGGAAATGAGGACGCGCGCAGCTTCCTGGCCAACGCGCCCACGAAGGGCCTGTGGATGCCGCTGGGCAAGGAGGTGAAGGTGATGCAGT GCTGGAGGTGCAAACGCTACGGCCATCGCACGGGAGACCGGGAGTGTCCGTTTTTCATCAAAGGCAACCAGAAACTGGAGCAGTTCCGCGTG GCCCACGAAGACCCCATGTACGACCTGATTCGGGAAAACGAAAGAAACGAGAAAGAAAGCAG CTGCAGCTCGGACAAAGGAAGCGTCGCCGATGATGTTGTGCCTGATTCTCTGACCTGGCCTCCTCTCCAGGAtccagcagctgcagcagcttCTCCAGGACACcacgtcctcgtcctcgtcctcgtcctcgtcctccgaCTCGGACAGCggcaagaagaggaagaaaaagaagggcaagaagaagaaaaagaagaagcagcGCAAGAAGAAGCACAAGCACGAGTCGTCCTCCGAGTCCGATTGACTCGCG atgtTTGCATCATTTTTGTATCCCCGTCCTCTTTGGTTTCTGTGAAAGCACTCTATTGA
- the c20h18orf21 gene encoding UPF0711 protein C18orf21 homolog isoform X2, whose product MSSDDKELSDAFRLNASLLFQESCPEESRFFLEQHFAGLDIKNPESAALDKTSVCQYCFQWLRPENHRVRLRAKRRPSARLRRLLRRRAGGCALGLVQKRLLRRFWTSASALMATCHTCSKTSRHKGLNRELLSTFHTPGSGGKHKTPSSANRSAAASTPAKTPGKDKTAPRTPRSSTSSGTPGSISSSSSTPSATKTPSKGKNWVVQRLSKLLLREDKPDGKKGSLKDFLSSL is encoded by the exons ATGAGCTCGGATGACAAGGAATTGTCGGACGCGTTTCGGCTAAACGCGTCCCTGCTGTTTCAAGAAAGCTGTCCTGAGGAATCCCGATTTTTCCT CGAGCAGCATTTCGCAGGCCTCG ACATAAAGAATCCAGAATCCGCTGCGTTGGACAAAACATCAGTGTGCCAGTACTGCTTCCAGTGGCTGCGGCCCGAAAACCACCGGGTGCGCCTGCGAGCCAAACGCCGGCCGTCCGCCAGGCTGCGGCGGCTCCTGCGGCGGCGAGCCGGGGGTTGTGCGCTCGGCCTGGTGCAGAAACGCCTGCTGCGGCGCTTCTGGACGTCGGCGTCTGCCCTG ATGGCCACCTGCCACACCTGCAGCAAGACATCCAGACACAAAGGACTGAACCGGGAGTTGTTGTCCACCTTCCACACCCCGGGCAGCGGCGGCAAGCACAAGACGCCTTCATCGGCCAACAGGTCGGCCGCCGCGAGCACGCCCGCCAAGACCCCCGGCAAGGACAAGACCGCCCCCCGCACCCCCAG GTCGTCCACGTCCTCCGGCACGCCCGGCTCGatctcctcgtcctcctccaccCCTTCCGCCACCAAGACCCCCTCCAAGGGCAAGAATTGGGTGGTCCAGCGTCTTAGCAAGCTCCTGTTGCGCGAGGACAAGCCGGATGGCAAGAAGGGAAGCTTGAAGGACTTCCTCTCCTCACTCTGA
- the c20h18orf21 gene encoding UPF0711 protein C18orf21 homolog isoform X1 → MSSDDKELSDAFRLNASLLFQESCPEESRFFLEQHFAGLDIKNPESAALDKTSVCQYCFQWLRPENHRVRLRAKRRPSARLRRLLRRRAGGCALGLVQKRLLRRFWTSASALMATCHTCSKTSRHKGLNRELLSTFHTPGSGGKHKTPSSANRSAAASTPAKTPGKDKTAPRTPRSASPAKAQQSPPDNRGSELLFLHSPGRPRPPARPARSPRPPPPLPPPRPPPRARIGWSSVLASSCCARTSRMARREA, encoded by the exons ATGAGCTCGGATGACAAGGAATTGTCGGACGCGTTTCGGCTAAACGCGTCCCTGCTGTTTCAAGAAAGCTGTCCTGAGGAATCCCGATTTTTCCT CGAGCAGCATTTCGCAGGCCTCG ACATAAAGAATCCAGAATCCGCTGCGTTGGACAAAACATCAGTGTGCCAGTACTGCTTCCAGTGGCTGCGGCCCGAAAACCACCGGGTGCGCCTGCGAGCCAAACGCCGGCCGTCCGCCAGGCTGCGGCGGCTCCTGCGGCGGCGAGCCGGGGGTTGTGCGCTCGGCCTGGTGCAGAAACGCCTGCTGCGGCGCTTCTGGACGTCGGCGTCTGCCCTG ATGGCCACCTGCCACACCTGCAGCAAGACATCCAGACACAAAGGACTGAACCGGGAGTTGTTGTCCACCTTCCACACCCCGGGCAGCGGCGGCAAGCACAAGACGCCTTCATCGGCCAACAGGTCGGCCGCCGCGAGCACGCCCGCCAAGACCCCCGGCAAGGACAAGACCGCCCCCCGCACCCCCAGGTCAGCCAGTCCAGCTAAAGCACAACAATCGCCACCAGACAACAGGGGATCTGAACTCCTCTTCCTCCATTCGCCAGGTCGTCCACGTCCTCCGGCACGCCCGGCTCGatctcctcgtcctcctccaccCCTTCCGCCACCAAGACCCCCTCCAAGGGCAAGAATTGGGTGGTCCAGCGTCTTAGCAAGCTCCTGTTGCGCGAGGACAAGCCGGATGGCAAGAAGGGAAGCTTGA